A single Bacillus sp. HMF5848 DNA region contains:
- a CDS encoding RDD family protein has product MEISPAGFWIRFFAGLLDSLLVNLPLLLLIGMLTGDFSDENSWVNLLFLLYTIIVPIVWTGYTVGKRIVGIRIVKLDGRNVGLGTMLLRTIVASIVYALTLGIGVIVSAFMVGLREDKRAIHDFIAGTYVTYATPDQM; this is encoded by the coding sequence ATGGAAATCTCGCCGGCAGGCTTTTGGATTCGTTTCTTTGCAGGTTTACTTGATTCACTGCTAGTTAACCTTCCGTTATTACTTTTGATTGGTATGTTAACAGGGGATTTTTCAGATGAAAACTCTTGGGTAAATCTATTATTTTTGCTTTATACTATAATAGTTCCAATTGTTTGGACTGGATATACTGTTGGAAAAAGGATTGTAGGGATTAGGATCGTTAAGTTGGATGGACGTAATGTAGGACTTGGTACGATGTTACTGAGAACGATCGTAGCTTCTATTGTTTATGCCCTTACATTAGGCATAGGAGTAATTGTTAGTGCGTTTATGGTAGGGTTAAGAGAAGATAAACGAGCCATTCATGATTTTATTGCTGGTACTTATGTTACCTATGCAACACCAGACCAAATGTAA